The DNA window TTATGCTTGGTGTATTCCTTTGCGGTGTTATCAATTTGAATAACATGGCATCTAGTTTAGAAAACCAAGTTCAATTGAGCATCTATTTAAAAGATGGTTTAACAACTGACCAAATTATGGCGGTAGGTAAGCAAATTAAAGCTATACCAAATCTTAAGCATTTAGAGTTTGTTAATAAAGAACAAGCTATGAAAGAATTCAAAGCACGGCTCGGTGATCAACAGCAATTGGTAAATGCATTAGGCGATGTAAATCCATTGCCAAATTCTTATGTATTAACCTTTGACAATCCTAGTGATGTTAAGGCTACAGCTAAACTAGCCACTACATTCCAAGGTGTTGAAAGTACACATTATGGTCAAGATATTGTAGAAGAACTTTTCCGTATTACTCAAGTTATTAGAATTGGTGGTATTGTATTAATCGCATTCTTAGCAGCAGCTACATTATTCATCATTTCTAATACAATTCGCTTGACTGTATTCGCCCGTCGTAAAGAAATTGCCATTATGAAATATGTTGGTGCTACCAATGGTTTTATTCGCTGGCCATTCTTGATTGAAGGTATGTTGTTGGGCTTAGTTGGGGCTGTAATCGCCGTACTTTGTGTAGGTGAGTTTTACCATTTCATTACCATGGAAGTTTCTGAGTCCTTAGCATTCTTCCCATTAGTACCAATGTTCCCATTCTTCTATGATGTGGCTATCTATATTTTAGGTGGCGGTATTATAGTCGGTGCTATTGGTAGTACGATTTCTTTAAAACAATACATGAAGGTGTAATGTTTATGAAATACAACACAATCAAATCTCGTCTTGTAGCAACAATTTTAACAGGTATGGTGGTACTGGGAACACCACTATATATTGTTGCCGAAGATGAGGATTTAACGAATCAATTAGATTCAATTCAACAACAAGTTAATCAACAAAATTCTATTAAAGCGGATGCAGAAACTGTCATTGTAAGTGTATCTGAACAGTTGCGACAAATTGAAGAGCAATTGCGTCAGGCCCAACAACAGTTAGAATCTATTCAACAGCAACGTGTAGCCGTTGAAAATGATATTACTGTTAATGAAAAGTTACTAGCTGAAGCACAAAAGCGCTTAGAAGGGCGAGAGGCTGTATTTTATAAGCGTGTACGAGATATTTATATCAATGGTCGTCTAAGCTATTTAGATGTTGTTATTGGATCTAAAGACTTTAGCGATTTTGCAAATCGATTAGAGATCTTAAAACGCATTATCGATTCCGATATTAAGTTAATCGATGAAATTAAAAAAGAACGTGCTGAAATTGCGGCACGTAAACAAGCTCTTGAACAATCACGAGCTAAGTTAGTAGAGCTTGAAAAAGCTGCTGTAGCAAAACAAGCTGAAATTGAACAAAAGAAAAAAGAACGTGAAGTAGTTCTTCATAAGGCACAAAATGACCGTGCTACGGCGATGCAAGCAGTGGAAGAACTTAATGCTTCTTCCGCTCAAATTACAGCATTATTGAAAGCTCGCCAAGCTGAACGTGCGGCAGCTCGTGCAGCTGCAGAAGCAGCAGCGGCAGCTGCGGCTCAACAGTCTGCACCAAGCTACTCTTGGGTTCAAGGATCTGGTCAACTTGGTT is part of the Veillonella sp. genome and encodes:
- a CDS encoding murein hydrolase activator EnvC; translated protein: MFMKYNTIKSRLVATILTGMVVLGTPLYIVAEDEDLTNQLDSIQQQVNQQNSIKADAETVIVSVSEQLRQIEEQLRQAQQQLESIQQQRVAVENDITVNEKLLAEAQKRLEGREAVFYKRVRDIYINGRLSYLDVVIGSKDFSDFANRLEILKRIIDSDIKLIDEIKKERAEIAARKQALEQSRAKLVELEKAAVAKQAEIEQKKKEREVVLHKAQNDRATAMQAVEELNASSAQITALLKARQAERAAARAAAEAAAAAAAQQSAPSYSWVQGSGQLGWPVSGEITSPYGYRTHPIWGTTIYHSGIDIGVDEGTPVHAADGGTVVWSGWMGGYGYAVVIDHGNGMSTLYGHNSELAVSEGQDVSKGQVIAYAGSTGNSTGPHVHFEVRISGDPVDPMGYL
- the ftsX gene encoding permease-like cell division protein FtsX — protein: MKPRTLKYFFKEALKSMKRNGLMTLASISTVALSLFMLGVFLCGVINLNNMASSLENQVQLSIYLKDGLTTDQIMAVGKQIKAIPNLKHLEFVNKEQAMKEFKARLGDQQQLVNALGDVNPLPNSYVLTFDNPSDVKATAKLATTFQGVESTHYGQDIVEELFRITQVIRIGGIVLIAFLAAATLFIISNTIRLTVFARRKEIAIMKYVGATNGFIRWPFLIEGMLLGLVGAVIAVLCVGEFYHFITMEVSESLAFFPLVPMFPFFYDVAIYILGGGIIVGAIGSTISLKQYMKV